CGGCGAGTTGGGGTTTGCGGCCTTGCCGCTCGCAGGTTCTGTACCCGGCAGCAGCGCAAACTGTAACCGTCGTTGCACGCGGTCGATGCGGTCGAGAACGACCTCCACACGCTGGCCCGGTTTGAAGGTGTGTCCCGAGCGTGCGCCAACGATGGTGCGGTCTGTGTCGCGGAAGCTCCAGTGATCGCCGGGCAGGGAAGCGATTGGCACCATGCCTTCGATGAACATTTCGTCGAGTTCCACGAAGAAGCCGTACTTGGTCACCGACAGAATCATGCCGCCGAAGTCGTCGCCGACTTTGTCCGCCATGAACTTCATCTTCTTCCACTCGATCAGCTCACGCTCGGCTTCGGCCGCACGGCGCTCGGTCAGTGAACACTCGTTGGCTATGTCGTTCAACTCCGTCACTGACATCGGCCCATCTTCAAACTCACGCTGCTTGCGTGGAGGAGCGGCCTCTTCCTTCCACGGCTGCTTGTCCGTCGAGCGAATCGCTCCACCGAGAGGTGACGCACCGTCACGAAGCATCGCCCGCATCAGTCGATGCACGATGAGGTCAGGGTAGCGGCGAATCGGCGAGGTGAAGTGCGTGTACGAGGGTGAGGCCAGCGCGAAGTGTCCCTCGTTCTGCTCGGCGTAGCGCGCCTGCTTCAGCGAGCGCAGCATCATGTAGCTAAGGATGCGTTCTTCGGGGTGTCCGACGATCCTGCGAATGAGCTTTTGATACATCTGCGGCGTGACCGGTACCTGCTCCGGCACTTCGCGTGTGCGGGCCGGGGCGGCGCTGCGACCGCGTGCGCTGCTCTGCTTCAGCGAGCGCCGGTCACTCTTCATCGTCAGCTTCTTTACCGGCATGGCCCCGATGCCCAGCGTCTGTCCGAACGAGGCAGCGGTCTCTTCGAAGTCGATGATGCGTTTGGGGTCGGGCATCTCGTGGATGCGGTACATCGAGGGAATCTGCTGCGACTCCAGCCATGTGGCCACGCACTCGTTCGCGCTCAGCATGAACTCTTCAATCAGCCTGTGCGACCAGCCGCGCTGCGATCGCACAATCGCCTTCATGTTGCCGTCCGGGTCAAACTGAACCACCGGCTCCGGCAGGTCGAAGTCAATTGAGCCGCGACGCACGCGCTTGCGGTTCAGCCGCAGGGCGAGCTCCAGCATGGCGTCAAACCGCTTCGGCATCCCGGGCTGTTCCATCTCCACGCGCTCGCGCTCGGCAAGGTCGTCAGCGGTCGGCTCGCTCAGGGCTTCAGGGATGCTGCGCCCAGCGTTCAGGCACGCCTGCACGCTCGTGTACGTGCAGCGTCGCGCCGAGCGAATGATGCCTTCGGTCACGCGATAGCCCGCGATCTCGCCGTGCGCATCGATCTCCATGACGCAGCTCATGACGAGGCGGTCTTCCTGCGGGAGCAGAGAGCACATTCCACTCGAAAGTGCGTGCGGGAGCATCGGTACAGCGCGGTCCGGGAAGTAAACGCTGTTGCCGCGGACGCGTGCCTCGGTATCCAGCGCGGAGCCCGGCCGCACATACGCGCTGACGTCGGCGATGTGCACCTGCAACTCGGTGTTGCCGTTGGGCAGCGAACGCACCAGGACCGCATCGTCGAAGTCCTTCGCGGTCTCGCCGTCGATCGTCGCGACGGGCAGTTCGCGGAAGTCTTCGCGGTCGACAAGCTCGTCCTCGCTCAGCGATGCCACCGTTTGCCGCGACTGCTCTGCCGCCTCGATCAGTACGTCGGCCGGGAAGGTGTGCGGTAGATGATGCTTGCGGATGATGATCTCCACGTCGACACCGAAGTCATCGGGATCTCCCAGCACCTCAAGAACGCGACCCACGGCGGGCTGCCCTCGCTGCGGGAAGCGCGTAATCTCCACGTCAACGGCCAGGCCTTCCAGCGACAGCTCTTCCGCCGCGCCACGCTTCTTTCGGCTCTTGCGAGCTTCATCGCCCAGCGTTCGATTCGCGTTGCCCGCACGGTCGATGACGACCTCTGCTCCCTCGGGAATCGCAATCGTGCCGCCCACGCGCTCGTCCAGCGGGGTGACGTAGTTCGTTGTCAGCCCGGACTCTTGATAGCCTGGCGACCGCCGCGCTGTTCGCGCGTAGTGGAAGATGCCCACTACGGTAGGGTTGCGGCGCGTCAGCACGCGGGCTACCCGACCGGAACGGCGTCCGTCACGGCCTGGTGGGAACTCGTCCACCAGCACCAGATCGCCGCCCATCGCGCCGTTTAACTCATTCGGAGCCACAAAGATATCGCCGCTGACCGCTGTCTGCCCCTGCGCGGCTGAGGCCGCATCAGGACGCACAAACCCAAATCCATCGCGATGCAGATCCAGCTTGCCGCTCACCAGTCGATCGCGCCCACCGCGATCCTCGGCCTCGAAGCCGTCCCAAAGCCCACCGGGAGAGCGCTTTGGCCGCTGCGGAGTCTCC
This genomic interval from Acidobacteriaceae bacterium contains the following:
- a CDS encoding RNB domain-containing ribonuclease, with the translated sequence MGRGPYPRSDRELLNRIGRSAGNKAGYKQLVKELGLGGGRERRLLVEQLTRMVARGELVRLGDEQWGLPRAKEETPQRPKRSPGGLWDGFEAEDRGGRDRLVSGKLDLHRDGFGFVRPDAASAAQGQTAVSGDIFVAPNELNGAMGGDLVLVDEFPPGRDGRRSGRVARVLTRRNPTVVGIFHYARTARRSPGYQESGLTTNYVTPLDERVGGTIAIPEGAEVVIDRAGNANRTLGDEARKSRKKRGAAEELSLEGLAVDVEITRFPQRGQPAVGRVLEVLGDPDDFGVDVEIIIRKHHLPHTFPADVLIEAAEQSRQTVASLSEDELVDREDFRELPVATIDGETAKDFDDAVLVRSLPNGNTELQVHIADVSAYVRPGSALDTEARVRGNSVYFPDRAVPMLPHALSSGMCSLLPQEDRLVMSCVMEIDAHGEIAGYRVTEGIIRSARRCTYTSVQACLNAGRSIPEALSEPTADDLAERERVEMEQPGMPKRFDAMLELALRLNRKRVRRGSIDFDLPEPVVQFDPDGNMKAIVRSQRGWSHRLIEEFMLSANECVATWLESQQIPSMYRIHEMPDPKRIIDFEETAASFGQTLGIGAMPVKKLTMKSDRRSLKQSSARGRSAAPARTREVPEQVPVTPQMYQKLIRRIVGHPEERILSYMMLRSLKQARYAEQNEGHFALASPSYTHFTSPIRRYPDLIVHRLMRAMLRDGASPLGGAIRSTDKQPWKEEAAPPRKQREFEDGPMSVTELNDIANECSLTERRAAEAERELIEWKKMKFMADKVGDDFGGMILSVTKYGFFVELDEMFIEGMVPIASLPGDHWSFRDTDRTIVGARSGHTFKPGQRVEVVLDRIDRVQRRLQFALLPGTEPASGKAANPNSPRAFGERKKAEKQKKSSKTLKHAKRAKYRKS